The Mycobacteriales bacterium genome window below encodes:
- a CDS encoding BTAD domain-containing putative transcriptional regulator translates to MAQAADRDEEDGPLRFRDLGTVTVDRGGLGLPVSGRLLQAALSVLLIHANQRVSVDALVSALWGDRAHDRHEETLKSHMWRLRQALEPDRRRGQPFTTVVHDSSGYRLLVTTDQVDSMQFSNLAADAQHLLARDEADRALQRCEEALALWRGRPFTPLADEGWAQAAVGRLEEVRGQLVECRIDSLLAVGEPERALLAVEDALAEHPLRERLWAQRMNAAYRAGRTADALQAFSSARRLLLEELGIEPGAELRDLQARILAGDPSLGGIRPAASAAARERRPAPQRPEVHLPGRRSSLVGRDTELETLVGRLRQDRLVTVVGPPGVGKTRLTVEAAHEVASEFVDGVWFVDLTVAKDAGQVFDLVGSALGVANDGTPAAALHSFVRGRRMLLVLDNCERVLGDVADLVDAQLVDGSELTIAATSREPLGVDGETVWPLRPLQLPLPIEGPVSADDVMRLLDSPAVMLFVQRLSTVDPDASVDGEDLRRAAAICAAVDGLPLSIELAAAQGEAYTLAEIADRVAADPSDLSRVDRRGAHHHGTVRDAVEWSYAMLPSVEAAVHRAISVVPGPFTAQLAAALTPEVPGAVVRDALRGLLHRSMLLRPGPTRVGRPSRFAQLETVRAHAAAADDGAADERERLRDEWVAALVGARPRLGHPDENEWFGRLDDDLAALRSTLQHTLAETPSELGVRIASRLNHFWYSRSMSLEGGRWLEHAVAHSDLVGPFEATIAVLTLASYRARTGRQDLAAPLLARAVTDPAELTREQALLVGESLSTYCSSAVMAPSADPFDEQAAQVRALARATGDEVLDLLADLTEILAIDPYVEPESVLAGSTAVYERALSIRNGYVARISAGQATLAATLLGEIDLGLQWSDRALAQHHEVGIRFSPVVADARANLLALAGANHAAARLYAAGRAHARRYGMHWPTEQLTQKLYEQARSALPGPDFQLEQRAGIRLTLRDLDRIGVGGEADQAVDLPAG, encoded by the coding sequence ATGGCGCAGGCTGCCGACCGCGACGAGGAAGATGGACCGCTGCGCTTCCGCGATCTCGGCACCGTCACGGTCGACCGTGGCGGACTCGGGCTGCCGGTGTCCGGCCGGCTGCTACAGGCGGCGCTGTCCGTGCTCCTCATCCACGCCAACCAGCGCGTGAGCGTCGACGCGCTGGTGTCCGCGCTATGGGGCGACCGGGCGCACGACCGGCACGAGGAGACGCTCAAGTCCCACATGTGGCGGCTGCGGCAGGCGTTGGAGCCGGACCGCCGGCGGGGACAGCCGTTCACCACCGTCGTGCACGACTCCTCCGGCTACCGGCTGCTGGTCACCACCGACCAGGTCGACTCGATGCAGTTCTCCAACCTGGCCGCCGACGCGCAGCACCTCCTCGCCCGCGACGAGGCCGACCGCGCCCTGCAGCGGTGCGAGGAGGCGCTCGCGCTCTGGCGCGGGCGGCCGTTCACCCCGCTGGCCGACGAGGGCTGGGCGCAGGCCGCGGTCGGCCGTCTCGAGGAAGTGCGCGGCCAGCTCGTGGAGTGCCGCATCGACAGCCTGCTCGCGGTCGGAGAGCCGGAGCGGGCGCTGCTCGCCGTCGAGGACGCGCTGGCCGAGCACCCGCTGCGGGAGCGGTTGTGGGCGCAGCGGATGAACGCGGCATACCGGGCCGGCCGGACCGCCGACGCGCTGCAGGCCTTCAGCTCGGCGCGCCGGCTCCTGCTCGAGGAGCTCGGGATCGAGCCCGGTGCGGAGCTGCGCGACCTGCAGGCCAGGATCCTCGCCGGTGACCCGTCCCTCGGCGGGATCCGGCCGGCGGCGTCCGCCGCGGCGCGCGAGCGGCGGCCCGCCCCGCAGCGGCCCGAGGTCCACCTGCCGGGCCGCAGATCCTCGCTGGTCGGCCGGGACACCGAGCTCGAGACGCTGGTCGGCCGGCTGCGGCAGGATCGTCTGGTGACGGTCGTCGGGCCGCCCGGAGTCGGCAAGACCCGCCTGACCGTCGAGGCCGCACACGAGGTCGCATCCGAGTTCGTCGACGGGGTCTGGTTCGTCGACCTGACGGTCGCGAAGGATGCCGGCCAGGTCTTCGACCTCGTCGGCTCAGCGCTCGGCGTGGCGAACGACGGCACCCCGGCGGCCGCCCTGCACTCGTTCGTCCGGGGCCGGCGGATGCTGCTGGTGCTGGACAACTGCGAGCGCGTGCTGGGCGATGTCGCCGACCTGGTGGATGCGCAGCTGGTCGACGGGTCCGAGCTGACTATCGCCGCCACCAGCCGCGAGCCGCTCGGGGTGGACGGCGAGACCGTCTGGCCGCTGCGGCCGCTGCAGCTGCCCCTGCCGATCGAGGGACCCGTCTCCGCCGACGACGTCATGCGGCTGCTGGACTCGCCGGCGGTGATGCTCTTCGTCCAGCGACTGTCCACCGTGGACCCCGACGCGTCGGTCGACGGCGAGGACCTGCGCCGGGCCGCGGCGATCTGCGCCGCGGTCGATGGGCTGCCGCTGTCCATCGAGCTGGCCGCGGCGCAGGGCGAGGCGTACACGCTCGCGGAGATCGCCGATCGCGTCGCCGCCGACCCCAGCGATCTGTCGCGTGTGGACAGACGTGGGGCCCACCACCACGGCACGGTGCGCGACGCGGTCGAGTGGAGCTACGCGATGCTGCCATCGGTCGAGGCGGCGGTACACCGGGCGATCTCGGTCGTGCCGGGCCCGTTCACGGCGCAGCTCGCCGCCGCGCTCACCCCGGAGGTGCCCGGCGCCGTCGTCCGGGACGCGCTGCGTGGGCTGCTGCACCGCTCGATGCTGCTGCGGCCGGGGCCGACGCGGGTCGGGCGGCCGTCCCGCTTCGCCCAGCTCGAGACGGTACGGGCGCACGCGGCCGCGGCGGACGACGGCGCTGCGGACGAGCGGGAGAGGCTCCGCGACGAATGGGTGGCCGCGCTCGTCGGCGCACGGCCGCGGCTCGGCCACCCCGACGAGAACGAGTGGTTCGGCCGGCTCGACGACGACCTGGCCGCGCTGCGGTCCACCCTGCAGCACACGCTGGCGGAAACCCCGAGCGAGCTGGGCGTGCGGATCGCGTCCCGCCTCAACCACTTCTGGTATTCGCGCAGCATGTCGCTGGAGGGCGGCCGCTGGCTGGAGCACGCCGTGGCGCACTCCGACCTGGTCGGACCGTTCGAGGCCACCATCGCCGTGCTCACCCTGGCGTCGTACCGGGCACGGACGGGCCGGCAGGACCTGGCCGCACCGCTGCTCGCCCGGGCGGTCACCGACCCGGCCGAGCTCACGCGGGAGCAGGCGCTGCTGGTCGGTGAGTCACTGTCCACGTACTGCAGTTCCGCGGTCATGGCGCCGAGCGCGGACCCGTTCGACGAGCAGGCCGCACAGGTCCGCGCCCTCGCCCGGGCGACGGGCGACGAGGTGCTCGATCTGCTCGCCGACCTGACGGAGATCCTCGCGATCGACCCGTACGTCGAGCCGGAGTCCGTCCTGGCCGGCTCGACGGCGGTGTACGAGCGGGCGCTCAGCATCCGCAACGGCTACGTCGCGCGGATCTCCGCCGGTCAGGCCACGCTGGCCGCGACCTTGCTCGGCGAGATCGACCTGGGCCTGCAGTGGTCCGACCGCGCGTTGGCGCAGCACCACGAGGTCGGCATCCGCTTCTCGCCGGTGGTCGCGGACGCCCGCGCCAACCTGCTCGCCCTCGCCGGTGCGAACCACGCCGCCGCCCGGCTCTACGCGGCCGGCCGCGCTCATGCCCGGCGCTACGGGATGCACTGGCCCACCGAGCAGCTCACGCAGAAGCTCTACGAGCAGGCCCGCTCGGCGCTCCCAGGGCCCGACTTCCAGCTCGAGCAGCGCGCGGGCATACGGCTGACGCTGCGGGATTTGGACCGGATCGGCGTCGGCGGCGAGGCCGACCAGGCCGTCGATCTCCCCGCCGGCTGA
- a CDS encoding long-chain fatty acid--CoA ligase produces MTTAQIDHSLSFVDRILARAATEPDTVLVRDRDSCWTAARFGGLVAALAARFDALGIGRGDVVALAAPVTPVALAARYAAGLLGCATVCCPYGEGAAKLAGFLAAVRPDVLVGFPGTGTIVESAVARGSVPTGIVLDRVHPDEVEPAVPPASRSRADDLALLVSSGGTTGVSKASRRTVAGWTRTVDTGMDRHRRQLVCTPLAYIAQVLVDQTLLGGGTVVLRDRFEPAEVLRTIETERITHLCLVEPLLVELLDSPDLSGADLSSLVAISHIGADAAPSLRRRLLERAGPVLAHPYGASEAGIVSMLAGPDYDLSRPELLGTAGRPLPGVTVRLIRPDGSPAPAGTEGAVLVRSGGVADGYRGGRERTPFRDGWYRTGDLAVLDESGYLHVRGRAKDALHTPAGTVMPVDVQDVLCGRPDVRYAVAVSLGSRFGVVVLPAPGATATAAELRAYAAGRLGVDVVGPVVLADRIPVTDQGKPDRVALRSLLDR; encoded by the coding sequence ATGACCACCGCACAGATCGACCACTCACTGTCCTTTGTGGACCGGATCCTGGCCCGCGCCGCGACCGAGCCGGACACCGTGCTCGTCCGGGACCGTGATTCCTGCTGGACCGCCGCCCGGTTCGGCGGCCTGGTCGCCGCGCTGGCGGCCCGGTTCGACGCCCTCGGCATCGGCCGCGGCGACGTCGTCGCGCTGGCCGCGCCGGTGACCCCGGTGGCGCTCGCCGCCCGGTACGCCGCGGGCCTGCTCGGCTGCGCTACCGTCTGCTGCCCGTACGGGGAGGGCGCGGCGAAGCTCGCCGGCTTCCTCGCTGCCGTACGCCCGGACGTCCTGGTCGGCTTTCCCGGTACCGGGACGATCGTCGAGTCGGCGGTGGCCCGCGGGTCGGTGCCTACCGGCATCGTGCTCGACCGCGTCCACCCGGACGAGGTCGAGCCGGCCGTCCCGCCCGCGAGCCGGAGCCGCGCCGACGACCTGGCGCTGCTGGTGTCCTCCGGCGGCACGACCGGCGTCTCCAAGGCCAGCCGCCGCACCGTGGCCGGCTGGACCCGCACCGTCGACACCGGCATGGACCGGCACCGCCGGCAGCTGGTGTGCACGCCGCTGGCATACATCGCCCAGGTGCTGGTCGACCAGACCCTGCTCGGCGGCGGCACAGTGGTGCTGCGGGACCGGTTCGAGCCGGCCGAGGTGCTGCGCACGATCGAGACCGAGCGGATCACCCACCTGTGCCTGGTCGAGCCGTTGCTGGTGGAGCTCCTCGACTCCCCGGACCTGTCCGGGGCCGACCTGTCCAGCCTGGTGGCGATCAGCCACATCGGCGCGGACGCCGCCCCGAGCCTGCGCCGGCGGCTGCTGGAGCGGGCGGGGCCGGTGCTGGCCCACCCGTATGGGGCCAGCGAGGCCGGCATCGTCAGCATGCTGGCCGGCCCCGACTACGACCTCAGCCGGCCCGAGCTGCTGGGCACGGCCGGCCGGCCGCTGCCCGGGGTCACCGTCCGGCTCATTCGACCGGACGGGTCGCCCGCCCCGGCCGGGACCGAGGGCGCCGTGCTGGTCCGCTCCGGCGGCGTCGCCGACGGCTACCGGGGCGGGCGGGAGCGGACGCCGTTCCGCGACGGCTGGTACCGCACCGGCGATCTCGCGGTCCTCGACGAGTCCGGTTACCTGCACGTGCGCGGCCGGGCCAAGGACGCGCTGCACACCCCGGCCGGCACGGTCATGCCGGTCGACGTGCAGGACGTCCTCTGCGGCCGACCCGACGTCCGGTACGCGGTCGCCGTCTCGCTCGGCTCCCGGTTCGGCGTCGTGGTGTTGCCCGCGCCCGGCGCGACGGCGACGGCGGCCGAGCTGCGGGCGTACGCCGCCGGGCGGCTCGGTGTCGACGTGGTCGGCCCGGTCGTGCTGGCCGACCGCATCCCGGTCACCGACCAGGGCAAGCCCGACCGCGTCGCCCTCCGCTCGCTGCTCGATCGCTGA
- a CDS encoding PrsW family glutamic-type intramembrane protease, whose translation MVLAVGALLFLAVERTMVGTGNPNYVPAAILLGASVIPAAFLAFVDGRRLPYSVPFELVAGTAFFGGVVGTVVAGLLEYDTIRHLGGLPMLGVGVIEEASKLIAPLALLPFLRVAGRTVTRADGLLLGVACGAGFAALETMGYAFVTLLHSGGSITDTVDTLALRGVLSPAGHMAWTGIAAGALYAAAASGWQRRRVLQFGLSFAAAVVLHTLWDGIGTPLAYGVLAVASLGLLWLTAHRTLRTQEQS comes from the coding sequence GTGGTGCTCGCCGTCGGCGCGCTGCTGTTCCTGGCCGTGGAACGGACCATGGTCGGCACCGGCAATCCGAACTACGTGCCGGCCGCGATCCTGCTCGGCGCGAGCGTGATCCCGGCCGCGTTCCTGGCATTCGTCGACGGCCGCCGGCTGCCGTACTCGGTGCCGTTCGAGCTCGTCGCCGGCACCGCCTTCTTCGGTGGCGTGGTCGGCACGGTCGTCGCCGGGCTGCTGGAGTACGACACGATCCGCCACCTCGGCGGGCTGCCGATGCTCGGCGTCGGCGTGATCGAGGAAGCCAGCAAGCTGATCGCCCCGCTCGCGCTGCTGCCGTTCCTGCGCGTGGCCGGCCGGACCGTCACCCGCGCCGACGGGCTGCTGCTCGGCGTCGCCTGCGGCGCCGGCTTCGCCGCCCTCGAGACGATGGGCTACGCCTTCGTCACCCTGCTGCACAGCGGCGGCAGCATCACCGACACCGTCGACACACTGGCGCTGCGCGGCGTGCTCAGCCCTGCCGGGCACATGGCCTGGACCGGCATCGCCGCCGGCGCGCTCTACGCGGCGGCCGCGTCCGGCTGGCAGCGCCGCCGGGTCCTGCAGTTCGGACTGTCCTTCGCCGCGGCCGTCGTCCTGCACACGCTCTGGGACGGCATCGGAACGCCCCTGGCGTACGGGGTCCTGGCGGTCGCGAGCCTCGGGCTGCTCTGGCTGACCGCGCACCGCACCCTACGAACTCAGGAACAGTCATGA
- a CDS encoding DUF1453 domain-containing protein — protein MSPFDLLIILALVGYAIYRQTRRNKIEPRSRFKLTIIYAVIGIAVGGFAAPTSAAAVALLVTSLLLSLVVGAVRARYTQVWLEGRLAWSQGTALTVGLFLGLVAVKFILGAVADLTHVTGTGGLGEVMVMIAVMLGVQAELVWRRARRLLAASSPFPAAVRG, from the coding sequence ATGTCCCCGTTCGACCTGCTGATCATCCTGGCCCTGGTCGGCTACGCGATCTACCGACAGACGCGCCGCAACAAGATCGAGCCCAGGAGCCGGTTCAAGCTCACGATCATCTACGCGGTCATCGGCATCGCCGTCGGTGGCTTCGCCGCTCCGACTTCCGCCGCGGCGGTCGCGCTGCTCGTCACCAGCCTGCTGCTCAGCCTGGTCGTCGGCGCCGTCCGGGCCCGCTACACCCAGGTGTGGCTGGAGGGCAGGTTGGCCTGGTCGCAAGGCACGGCGCTGACCGTGGGCCTGTTCCTCGGCCTGGTCGCGGTCAAGTTCATCCTCGGCGCGGTCGCGGACCTCACCCACGTGACCGGGACCGGCGGTCTCGGCGAGGTCATGGTCATGATCGCCGTCATGCTCGGCGTGCAGGCCGAGCTGGTCTGGCGCCGCGCCCGCCGGCTGCTCGCCGCCTCGTCCCCGTTCCCCGCCGCGGTCCGCGGCTGA
- a CDS encoding DUF6069 family protein gives MNRYYDDDPTTSFYDDRPMPGPRAAAGSTVDAARLWSGGLATALVAGLAGFVGVLVVRVLFDVAAYAPRGDGAFGDDSTIALCVGAALAALLATGLIQLLMASTPQPLAYFGWIVGLATAAAVFVPVLADGLTGATVAEAVIHLLIGIAIGTLVIGSAAGARRPT, from the coding sequence ATGAACCGCTACTACGACGACGACCCGACCACCTCCTTCTACGACGACCGGCCGATGCCCGGACCCCGGGCGGCCGCCGGGTCCACAGTGGACGCTGCCCGGCTGTGGTCCGGAGGGCTGGCCACCGCGCTGGTCGCCGGTCTGGCCGGCTTCGTCGGCGTGCTGGTCGTCCGGGTGCTCTTCGACGTCGCGGCGTACGCGCCGCGCGGAGACGGCGCGTTCGGCGACGACAGCACGATCGCGCTGTGCGTCGGCGCGGCGCTGGCCGCCCTGCTGGCCACCGGCCTGATCCAGCTGCTGATGGCCTCGACGCCTCAGCCGCTGGCGTACTTCGGCTGGATCGTCGGCCTGGCCACCGCCGCCGCTGTCTTCGTGCCGGTGCTGGCCGACGGCCTGACCGGCGCCACCGTCGCGGAGGCCGTCATCCACCTGCTGATCGGCATCGCGATCGGGACCCTGGTGATCGGTTCAGCCGCGGGGGCGCGCCGCCCCACCTGA
- a CDS encoding amino acid permease: MTTTAVRVIPLGVVAIAGIFFVHGSHFHPFNTGGQSGLDAVTAAATLTLFAFVGLESATVAAGARDPRRTIPRATVIGTLLAAAVFIWLSLPPVFVRSYPCTWLEVRPCVTGAVVTLWRRLVRRLPYTAGLVLDGLGFLLSSRRRAGCRSSPCRPGWPQASA; encoded by the coding sequence ATGACGACGACCGCCGTCCGCGTCATCCCGCTGGGCGTCGTCGCGATCGCCGGGATCTTCTTCGTGCACGGCTCGCACTTCCACCCGTTCAACACCGGCGGCCAGTCCGGGCTGGACGCGGTCACCGCCGCGGCCACGCTGACCCTGTTCGCCTTCGTCGGCCTGGAGTCGGCGACCGTGGCGGCCGGGGCGCGCGACCCGCGGCGCACCATCCCGCGGGCGACGGTGATCGGCACGCTGCTCGCCGCGGCCGTCTTCATCTGGCTGTCGCTGCCGCCGGTATTCGTCCGGTCCTACCCGTGCACGTGGCTGGAGGTCCGGCCGTGCGTGACCGGCGCCGTGGTCACCCTGTGGCGGCGGCTGGTGCGGCGGCTGCCGTACACGGCCGGGCTCGTCCTGGACGGGCTCGGCTTCCTGCTCTCCTCGCGGCGCCGCGCCGGCTGCCGGTCTTCGCCGTGCCGGCCGGGGTGGCCGCAAGCATCGGCGTGA